From Homoserinimonas aerilata, a single genomic window includes:
- a CDS encoding MMPL family transporter, whose amino-acid sequence MAEMLYRLGTFAARRPWRVITAWIIVLAIATGGFLAGFGGLSSSFDIPGTASGKVADTLADELPDYSGASGTVVFSTTDGSQMSDSQREQVSALITDGDGLADVATIVDPFDTEIQRAGRAEQLVDGRQQIEAGRAQLDAAQAQLDAGRQQLTAAGMPTDQLDAQQTQLTASGEELEAQSRTLQAGAELLGLADGIRMVSEDGSTALVTVAFTEPRLELSEEAKQGVIDHFESQPIDGVEVSFSTDIAQGVPQIFGVGEAIGLVFAAVVLFVMLGSVLAASFPIITALVGVAIGVVSTLAFSGLVQMASVTPVLGIMLGLAVGIDYSLFIINRHRKQLLKGAPIGESIGLANGTAGNAVVFAGVTVIVALLALNVTGVPFLGLMGTAGAACVAVAVLIAITLTPAILGLAGERIIGRRARAAAVRVEAKAKPVKPMSTFRAIATVIAAVVALLIIAIPSLSMRLGLPDGGSEPAGSASERAFSLTAEKFGEGATGPLLVTATLPDGLDDDQLLTQQLEIARTIAAQDDVTAVAPIDVSADNTLTAFQVIPAEGPNSVSTAQLVEELRALPPIDGSVLGVAGQAASNIDISESLDAVLPFYLAVVVGLSLLIMILVFRSLLVPLIATGGFILSLFATFGATVAVFQWGWFAEIIGLHSTGPILSFLPIILTGILFGLAMDYQLFLATGMREAYVHGSPARLAVAQGFRAGRSVVVAACLIMVSVFGGFVFSEATIIRSIGFGLAIGVLLDAFVVRMLLMPALMHLLGRSAWWIPRWLDRILPDVDVEGSKLERRHAIH is encoded by the coding sequence ATGGCCGAAATGCTCTATCGCTTGGGAACCTTCGCAGCACGTCGACCCTGGCGCGTGATCACCGCCTGGATCATCGTCCTCGCGATCGCCACGGGCGGGTTCCTGGCAGGCTTCGGCGGCCTCAGCTCCAGCTTCGACATCCCGGGAACCGCGTCGGGCAAGGTGGCAGACACCCTTGCGGATGAGTTGCCCGACTACAGCGGAGCATCCGGCACCGTCGTGTTCTCGACGACCGACGGCTCGCAGATGAGTGATTCCCAGCGCGAGCAGGTCAGCGCGCTCATCACCGACGGAGACGGGCTCGCGGATGTCGCGACAATCGTCGACCCGTTCGACACCGAGATCCAGCGAGCAGGCCGTGCCGAGCAGCTCGTCGACGGACGGCAGCAGATCGAGGCCGGCCGTGCGCAGCTGGATGCGGCGCAGGCGCAGCTCGACGCGGGGCGCCAACAGCTCACCGCCGCCGGCATGCCGACCGACCAGCTCGATGCGCAGCAGACGCAGTTGACCGCGTCGGGCGAGGAGCTTGAAGCCCAGAGTCGCACCCTCCAGGCAGGCGCCGAACTGCTCGGCCTGGCCGACGGCATCCGCATGGTCTCAGAAGACGGATCGACGGCGCTCGTCACCGTGGCATTCACCGAGCCGCGGCTGGAGCTGTCGGAGGAGGCGAAGCAGGGGGTCATCGACCACTTCGAATCGCAGCCGATCGACGGCGTCGAGGTCTCGTTCTCGACCGACATCGCGCAGGGAGTGCCGCAGATCTTCGGCGTCGGAGAGGCGATCGGCCTCGTCTTCGCGGCGGTCGTGCTGTTCGTCATGCTCGGCTCGGTGCTTGCCGCCTCGTTCCCGATCATCACCGCGCTCGTCGGCGTGGCGATCGGCGTCGTCAGCACCCTCGCGTTCTCCGGCCTGGTGCAGATGGCCTCGGTCACGCCCGTGCTCGGAATCATGCTCGGCCTCGCGGTCGGCATCGACTACTCGCTCTTCATCATCAACCGGCATCGCAAGCAGCTGCTGAAGGGTGCGCCGATCGGCGAATCGATCGGCCTCGCCAACGGCACGGCCGGCAATGCCGTCGTGTTCGCCGGGGTCACCGTGATCGTGGCGTTGCTCGCGCTCAACGTGACCGGAGTGCCGTTCCTCGGGCTCATGGGCACGGCGGGTGCCGCATGCGTTGCGGTCGCCGTTCTGATCGCGATAACGCTCACCCCCGCGATCCTCGGCCTCGCCGGCGAGCGCATCATCGGTCGCCGCGCCCGGGCTGCGGCGGTCCGCGTCGAGGCGAAGGCCAAGCCTGTGAAGCCGATGTCGACGTTCCGTGCCATCGCAACCGTCATCGCGGCCGTCGTGGCCCTCCTCATCATTGCCATCCCGTCGCTCTCGATGCGGCTCGGGCTGCCCGACGGTGGATCCGAGCCTGCCGGCTCGGCCTCAGAGCGTGCCTTCTCGCTGACGGCGGAGAAATTCGGTGAGGGTGCCACAGGGCCCCTCCTGGTCACGGCGACGCTGCCCGACGGGCTCGACGACGACCAACTGCTCACACAGCAGCTCGAGATCGCCCGCACGATCGCGGCGCAGGATGACGTCACCGCTGTCGCCCCGATCGACGTCTCGGCAGACAACACGCTCACGGCATTCCAGGTGATCCCCGCCGAGGGGCCGAACAGCGTCTCGACCGCGCAACTGGTTGAGGAGCTGCGCGCCCTGCCACCGATCGACGGCAGTGTGCTCGGCGTCGCAGGCCAGGCGGCAAGCAACATCGACATCTCAGAGAGTCTCGATGCCGTGCTGCCGTTCTATCTCGCGGTCGTCGTCGGGCTCTCGTTGCTGATCATGATCCTGGTCTTCCGGTCACTTCTCGTGCCGCTCATCGCGACCGGCGGCTTCATCCTGTCGCTGTTCGCCACGTTCGGTGCCACGGTCGCCGTGTTCCAGTGGGGCTGGTTCGCCGAGATCATCGGGCTGCACAGCACGGGGCCGATCCTCAGCTTCCTGCCGATCATCCTCACGGGCATCCTCTTCGGCCTCGCGATGGACTACCAGCTCTTCCTCGCGACAGGGATGCGGGAGGCCTATGTGCACGGTTCCCCGGCGCGGCTCGCCGTCGCGCAGGGGTTCAGAGCCGGTCGCTCGGTCGTGGTCGCGGCCTGCCTGATCATGGTGTCGGTGTTCGGCGGCTTCGTCTTCTCAGAGGCCACCATCATCCGCTCGATCGGATTCGGGCTCGCCATCGGCGTACTGCTCGACGCCTTCGTTGTTCGCATGCTGCTGATGCCCGCCCTCATGCACCTGCTCGGCAGGTCGGCGTGGTGGATTCCGCGTTGGCTGGATCGCATCCTGCCCGACGTTGATGTCGAAGGCTCGAAGCTCGAGCGTCGCCACGCCATCCACTGA
- a CDS encoding YegP family protein, producing MAGKFELYTDKGGEFRFRLKAGNGEVIALSSEGYTTKAAAKNGIESIRKNAPDAPVVELDD from the coding sequence ATGGCTGGAAAGTTCGAGCTGTACACGGACAAGGGCGGCGAGTTCCGCTTTCGCCTGAAGGCCGGCAACGGCGAGGTCATCGCCCTCTCCTCGGAGGGCTACACGACCAAGGCCGCCGCGAAGAACGGCATCGAATCGATCCGCAAGAATGCACCGGATGCTCCGGTCGTCGAACTCGACGACTGA